The Formosa sp. Hel1_33_131 genome window below encodes:
- a CDS encoding PorP/SprF family type IX secretion system membrane protein: protein MTVFKKFVFIAIIGMFTQSISAQEGLPIYSDYLTDNYYLLHPSMAGVSNCNKVRLTGRQQWFGDEDAPSLQTMSINGRIGESSSGVGAIFFNDKNGYHSQSGAYLTYAHHLLFSRNTIDLNMLSFGLSAGLIQYKLDETAFLEFDPIIAGIEQSASDFNIDFGFSYHFINFYAHATVKNVLANEGININEQGISYDNLRTYLLSAGNVFSKFGSDWSFEPSLMYAYKDATKESFIDVNFKSYKELDFGKLFAGISYRRSFDGAEFSTGSGVSSQKLQYFTPIVGVEYNNFVFAYTYSYQANSVVFNNGGYHQVTLGFNFGCKKEKYDCNCPSVN from the coding sequence ATGACAGTATTTAAGAAGTTTGTGTTTATTGCCATTATAGGAATGTTCACACAATCTATAAGCGCTCAGGAAGGATTACCAATATATTCTGATTATTTAACGGATAATTATTATTTACTTCACCCTTCAATGGCAGGTGTTTCCAATTGTAATAAAGTTCGACTTACAGGCCGTCAACAATGGTTTGGAGATGAAGATGCTCCAAGTTTACAGACGATGAGTATAAATGGACGTATTGGAGAATCTTCTTCAGGAGTTGGGGCTATTTTTTTTAATGACAAAAATGGATACCACTCTCAATCAGGGGCTTATTTGACCTATGCGCATCACCTTTTATTTTCAAGAAACACGATTGATTTAAATATGTTATCATTTGGTTTGAGTGCTGGATTGATTCAATACAAGCTAGATGAAACGGCTTTTTTAGAGTTTGATCCAATTATTGCAGGGATTGAACAAAGTGCATCCGATTTTAATATTGATTTTGGATTTTCTTACCATTTCATTAATTTTTATGCGCATGCAACTGTTAAAAATGTTTTAGCAAATGAAGGAATTAATATCAATGAACAAGGTATAAGCTATGACAATCTTAGGACTTACTTGCTGTCTGCAGGGAATGTATTTTCTAAATTCGGTAGTGACTGGAGCTTTGAGCCCTCTTTGATGTACGCCTATAAAGATGCTACCAAAGAATCGTTTATTGACGTTAATTTCAAATCCTATAAAGAGTTAGATTTTGGAAAACTATTTGCAGGAATTTCATACAGAAGAAGTTTTGATGGTGCTGAATTCTCTACTGGATCAGGTGTAAGCAGTCAAAAGCTTCAATATTTTACACCAATCGTAGGAGTAGAATACAATAACTTTGTATTTGCTTATACGTATTCATACCAAGCGAATTCGGTAGTTTTTAATAACGGAGGCTATCACCAAGTGACCTTAGGCTTTAACTTTGGATGTAAGAAAGAAAAATACGACTGTAATTGCCCGAGTGTAAATTAA
- a CDS encoding pyridoxine 5'-phosphate synthase, which produces MTKLSVNINKIATLRNSRGGNTPNVVQFAKDVQEFGAQGVTIHPRPDERHIRYQDAYDLKSVVYTEYNIEGNPIPEFIDMVLKIKPTQVTLVPDAEDAITSNAGWDTLKHKGFLTEIIQEFKQNDIRTSVFLDPTLKQVEGSKAIGADRIELYTEAFAHQFSLGNKNAMIPYTECAERALQLDLGLNAGHDLSLENIQFFKENSPGLLEVSIGHALISESLYLGIDNVINMYLNKLK; this is translated from the coding sequence ATGACCAAATTAAGCGTTAATATCAATAAAATTGCCACCCTACGAAACTCTAGAGGCGGCAATACTCCCAATGTAGTTCAGTTTGCTAAAGATGTGCAAGAGTTTGGAGCTCAAGGGGTCACAATTCACCCACGTCCAGATGAACGTCACATTCGCTATCAAGATGCTTACGATTTAAAATCAGTCGTTTATACTGAATATAATATTGAAGGAAATCCCATCCCAGAATTTATAGACATGGTGCTAAAAATCAAACCCACGCAAGTCACTTTAGTACCCGATGCAGAAGATGCAATTACGTCCAATGCAGGCTGGGATACCCTCAAACATAAAGGGTTTTTAACCGAAATCATTCAAGAATTTAAACAAAACGACATCCGAACCTCGGTGTTTTTAGACCCAACCCTCAAACAAGTTGAGGGCTCGAAGGCAATAGGAGCAGACCGTATTGAGCTATACACCGAAGCATTTGCGCATCAATTTTCTCTTGGAAATAAAAACGCAATGATTCCTTACACTGAATGTGCAGAACGTGCTTTGCAATTGGACTTAGGTTTGAATGCAGGACACGATTTGTCACTCGAAAACATTCAATTTTTCAAAGAAAACTCCCCAGGATTGTTAGAAGTTTCTATCGGACACGCCCTCATTTCAGAGAGCTTGTATTTAGGAATTGACAATGTGATTAATATGTATTTGAATAAATTAAAATAA
- a CDS encoding OmpH family outer membrane protein: protein MKHLKSLLLATTLFVATSFTAQAQSKVAHINTQELVEAMPEMQSAKAELEKLAKTYETDIQAMATELQNKIKQYDGESSTKTDEENGKRLQEVQGMEQSIRQYQTQAQQDLQKKEFDLLKPITEKAKNAILKVGKAKGFDYVLDASQGQGVIFAGGTDLLVDVKTELGF, encoded by the coding sequence ATGAAACACTTAAAATCACTTTTATTAGCAACTACACTTTTTGTTGCAACAAGTTTTACAGCACAAGCACAAAGTAAAGTTGCGCATATTAATACGCAAGAATTAGTAGAAGCGATGCCAGAAATGCAAAGTGCAAAAGCAGAATTAGAAAAATTGGCTAAAACCTATGAAACGGATATTCAGGCTATGGCCACTGAATTACAAAACAAAATAAAACAATACGATGGTGAGTCTTCTACCAAAACTGATGAAGAGAATGGAAAACGTTTACAAGAAGTTCAAGGAATGGAACAAAGTATTCGTCAATACCAAACACAAGCACAGCAAGACTTACAGAAAAAAGAGTTTGATCTTTTAAAGCCAATCACTGAGAAAGCAAAAAATGCGATTCTTAAAGTTGGAAAAGCAAAAGGATTCGATTATGTACTTGATGCTTCTCAAGGGCAAGGCGTTATCTTTGCTGGTGGTACTGACTTATTAGTAGACGTAAAAACTGAATTAGGGTTTTAA
- a CDS encoding isoprenyl transferase, with protein sequence MSLKSKIHSENLPKHIAIIMDGNGRWAKEKGFLRVFGHENGTKSVKTTVESCAELGIENLTLYAFSTENWNRPKLEVKTLMQLLISSLKKEMNTLQKNSIRLNAIGNLEHLPARVRKELLHVIDETKNNTRMTLTLALSYGSRDELVNATKQICDKVKNNIISVENIDETLINQHLYTQNLPDVDLLIRTSGEKRISNFLLWQIAYAELYFTDVYWPDFTNENLYEAIINYQKRERRFGKTSEQLH encoded by the coding sequence ATGAGTCTAAAATCTAAAATCCATTCTGAAAACCTTCCAAAGCACATTGCCATCATTATGGATGGAAATGGACGTTGGGCAAAAGAAAAAGGCTTTCTTAGAGTCTTTGGGCATGAAAATGGGACAAAGTCCGTCAAAACTACCGTAGAAAGCTGTGCCGAACTTGGTATAGAAAATTTGACGCTTTATGCTTTCTCGACTGAAAACTGGAATCGCCCTAAATTAGAAGTAAAAACTTTAATGCAACTTTTGATTTCTTCTTTAAAGAAAGAAATGAATACACTGCAAAAAAACAGTATCCGACTAAATGCCATAGGCAATCTTGAGCATCTGCCAGCACGTGTTCGGAAGGAATTATTGCATGTCATTGATGAAACTAAGAACAACACACGGATGACTTTAACACTTGCATTGAGCTATGGTTCTAGGGATGAACTGGTGAATGCGACGAAACAAATATGTGATAAAGTTAAAAATAATATAATTTCAGTAGAAAATATCGATGAAACGCTAATTAATCAGCATCTTTACACCCAGAATTTGCCAGATGTTGATTTATTAATCCGTACAAGTGGCGAAAAACGTATCAGTAATTTCCTTTTATGGCAGATTGCTTATGCAGAATTATATTTTACTGATGTATACTGGCCAGATTTTACGAATGAGAATTTGTATGAAGCCATTATAAATTATCAAAAAAGAGAAAGACGATTTGGAAAAACAAGTGAACAGCTTCATTAA
- a CDS encoding CBS domain-containing protein: MPLNQFIINDLNPSSPKTLVEELQTVFKQLTYSHIPILKDQVYLGCLSETDVYCFESHQAVSEVLYAVEGFFVRDSSLWLDVLEAFAQNNCNIMPVLDAENKYIGYYQLSDIISLFNKTPFFSEPGGILVIEKGQNDFSFSEISQIVESNDAKLLGAFISKNENDLTQITLKIGDSGLSTILQAFRRYGYTIISGHEDDTFLRTLKERSAYLDTYLNL; the protein is encoded by the coding sequence ATGCCTTTAAATCAATTTATTATAAACGATCTAAACCCCTCAAGTCCTAAAACACTTGTAGAGGAGTTACAGACTGTTTTTAAACAGTTAACTTATTCGCATATTCCTATTTTAAAAGATCAGGTTTATTTGGGTTGCTTGTCTGAAACAGATGTGTATTGCTTTGAATCCCATCAAGCCGTCTCAGAAGTACTCTATGCTGTGGAAGGTTTTTTTGTGCGAGATTCCTCCTTATGGCTCGATGTTTTGGAAGCGTTTGCGCAAAACAACTGTAACATCATGCCTGTTTTGGATGCTGAAAATAAGTATATAGGTTATTATCAATTGAGCGATATTATTTCATTGTTTAATAAAACGCCTTTTTTTTCGGAGCCAGGCGGGATTCTTGTCATTGAAAAAGGGCAAAACGATTTTTCGTTTAGTGAAATCAGTCAAATTGTAGAGTCTAATGACGCAAAATTACTAGGCGCTTTTATCTCTAAAAACGAAAATGATTTGACTCAAATTACGCTTAAAATTGGAGATTCTGGATTAAGCACCATTTTACAGGCATTTAGACGCTACGGATATACGATCATTTCGGGCCACGAAGACGACACTTTTTTACGAACGCTTAAAGAACGATCGGCGTATTTAGACACCTATTTAAACCTTTAA
- a CDS encoding POTRA domain-containing protein, whose protein sequence is MEKQVNSFINKAFRYRNTILCFCLLLSSFVIFSQETKPKITTFTIADITVTGETSYGSETILTYSGLKKGESVIIPGGVKISAAIKKLWDSNLFSSIEVYATKTEGSSVYLEVALNDLPELKDVKIVGVKKGKIKEIIKENNLTSGVKVTENLITTTKNYLENKYRKLGFLNAKTTVTTSKVVDSVKKSRVNMLVRIDRGQKIKVKSITFDGAEKLSAKKLRKAMKNTKQKNIFRVLKRSKYIEADYKEDLQSVVDKYKEKGYRDARVISDTLTTNDNNTISLNIGVEEGEKYYYGSINFLGNSIYSDEQLNQVLKIKRGDTYNGIELEKRIADNSDPDAFDLTNLYQNNGYLFSTITPVEVSTDGNIIDMEIRVTEGKPAYFKNISVSGNDKTNDAVIYRELRTRPGQLYSKSNIVRTIRELGQLGYFDAQQISPDLKNVNPTDGTLDVEYTVVEKGASQIELQGGYGGGGFIGTLGLSFNNFAMKDIFNKKAYKPFPMGDGQSLALRLQASRFYQTYSLSFTEPWLGGKKPVQFSSSLSQTKQFLYNPATRNADRDRSFNITGITFGIAKKLSVPDDYFVLSQAVSFQYYDLNNYNTGLFTFGNGNSNNLAYTVGLSRNNTFNDPIYPEGGSSFSLTAKLSFPYSAVNNVDYGALKRERKAQEDLRDQYITTNLPEAPEIVNAATTRIGEIDQERYKWLEFYKIKFKGEWYTKLAGKLILKPTFEFGFLGAYNNDRGVIPFERFFLGGDGLGTYSLDGREAIALRGYPNQSLSSQDGGSIYNKFSLELRHPITLAQQTKIYALAFLEGGASYNNFDDFDPFAIKRSAGIGLRLFMPAFGLLGIDFGHGFDPLPNETVKSGWQTHFIIGQQF, encoded by the coding sequence TTGGAAAAACAAGTGAACAGCTTCATTAATAAAGCTTTTAGATACAGAAATACAATCCTTTGCTTTTGCTTACTTTTAAGCAGTTTTGTAATATTCTCCCAGGAAACAAAACCGAAAATAACAACATTTACCATTGCTGACATTACTGTCACTGGTGAAACCTCCTATGGTTCTGAAACCATCCTCACATATTCCGGGTTAAAAAAAGGGGAATCTGTAATTATCCCTGGTGGCGTCAAAATAAGTGCTGCAATCAAAAAATTGTGGGACTCTAACTTGTTTAGTAGTATTGAGGTGTATGCAACTAAAACGGAAGGAAGTAGTGTGTACTTAGAAGTTGCATTAAATGATTTACCCGAACTGAAAGACGTCAAAATTGTGGGCGTCAAAAAAGGAAAAATAAAAGAGATCATTAAAGAAAACAACCTCACTTCAGGTGTTAAGGTTACCGAGAATTTAATCACTACTACCAAGAATTATCTTGAAAACAAGTATCGTAAACTTGGGTTTTTAAATGCAAAAACAACCGTTACAACCTCTAAGGTTGTGGATTCTGTCAAAAAATCTCGAGTGAACATGTTGGTGCGAATTGATAGAGGTCAAAAAATAAAAGTTAAAAGCATTACTTTTGATGGTGCTGAAAAACTTAGTGCTAAAAAACTTCGTAAAGCAATGAAAAATACGAAGCAAAAAAACATATTTCGTGTGTTAAAGCGTTCTAAATATATTGAAGCCGATTACAAAGAAGATTTACAAAGTGTCGTTGATAAATATAAAGAAAAAGGATACAGAGATGCACGTGTTATTTCGGATACGCTCACAACAAACGACAACAACACAATCAGTTTAAATATTGGCGTAGAAGAAGGCGAAAAATACTATTATGGATCAATTAATTTCTTAGGAAACTCGATCTATTCTGATGAACAACTGAATCAAGTTTTAAAAATAAAAAGAGGAGACACCTATAACGGGATTGAATTAGAAAAAAGAATCGCAGACAATTCAGATCCTGATGCCTTTGATTTGACAAATTTATATCAGAACAATGGCTATTTATTTTCTACAATTACACCTGTTGAAGTCAGTACTGATGGAAACATCATTGACATGGAAATTCGGGTTACGGAAGGAAAACCAGCATATTTCAAAAACATCAGTGTTTCTGGAAATGATAAAACAAATGATGCGGTTATCTATAGAGAACTTAGAACGCGACCCGGGCAATTGTACAGCAAGAGTAACATTGTAAGAACCATTCGTGAACTTGGGCAGCTTGGGTATTTTGATGCACAGCAAATCTCACCAGATTTAAAGAACGTAAATCCAACAGATGGAACTTTAGATGTTGAATATACAGTTGTTGAAAAAGGGGCTAGCCAGATTGAATTGCAAGGTGGTTATGGCGGTGGTGGATTCATCGGAACCTTAGGGCTTTCGTTCAATAATTTTGCGATGAAAGATATTTTTAATAAAAAAGCTTACAAACCGTTTCCAATGGGTGATGGACAGAGCTTAGCATTGCGTTTACAAGCCAGTCGATTTTATCAGACTTACAGCTTGTCATTTACAGAACCTTGGTTAGGTGGTAAAAAACCGGTGCAATTTTCTTCATCGCTTTCTCAAACTAAACAGTTTTTATACAATCCTGCGACTCGAAATGCAGATAGAGATAGAAGCTTTAACATTACAGGAATTACATTTGGAATTGCTAAAAAACTATCCGTTCCAGATGATTACTTTGTATTGTCGCAAGCGGTAAGTTTCCAATACTATGATTTGAACAATTACAATACAGGCTTATTTACATTTGGAAATGGAAATTCTAACAACCTAGCCTATACCGTTGGATTAAGTCGAAACAATACGTTTAATGACCCTATATATCCTGAAGGGGGTTCTAGTTTCAGTTTAACTGCAAAACTGAGCTTCCCGTACTCCGCGGTCAACAATGTAGATTACGGCGCTTTGAAAAGAGAAAGAAAAGCCCAAGAGGATCTCAGAGATCAATATATAACGACGAATCTTCCCGAAGCACCCGAAATAGTAAATGCAGCCACGACTCGAATTGGCGAAATTGATCAAGAACGTTATAAATGGTTAGAATTTTATAAAATTAAATTTAAGGGAGAATGGTACACGAAGTTGGCTGGAAAGTTAATTTTGAAACCCACCTTTGAGTTTGGGTTTTTAGGAGCCTACAACAACGACAGAGGAGTTATTCCTTTTGAACGTTTCTTTCTTGGAGGAGATGGTTTAGGAACCTACAGTCTTGATGGAAGAGAAGCCATTGCATTACGAGGGTATCCAAATCAATCACTCTCAAGTCAAGATGGTGGATCAATTTATAATAAATTCTCTTTAGAGCTAAGACATCCAATAACATTGGCACAACAAACAAAAATATATGCACTTGCCTTTTTAGAAGGTGGTGCTTCTTATAATAATTTTGATGATTTCGATCCGTTCGCAATCAAACGATCAGCAGGAATTGGATTGCGATTATTTATGCCTGCTTTTGGTTTATTAGGGATTGATTTTGGGCATGGGTTTGATCCATTACCAAATGAAACTGTTAAAAGTGGATGGCAAACCCACTTTATTATAGGACAACAATTTTAA
- a CDS encoding OmpH family outer membrane protein, which translates to MNLLTLKLLKLTSFKKACILFFLCLIGTSIYAQKRSVRIGYIDTEYILENVTEYSNANAQLDSKIQQWKSEIEKRLTELEDQKKQLNNERILLTNELISEREEDLQIIENEIIEYQQNRFGPNGDLMIQKQQLIQPIQDQIFAAVQEIAASKKYDFIFDKSADVVMLYSADRYDISEQVLRTINRSSKRTQVDSRKERKEAEEEEMIVEVDGTKDDRQRLLDERKAEREALLEEKRQKKLDAREARRKEVQAKKQKALDKRAKAKSGKTSTTPETATEAKEDTEKSLTTESTEKVDPREARKKELAAKKQKALDKRANAKAEKTTPKTTAAKASEVLNDREVRKKALQEKKKQALAERKARLEAQKKKRDSIRNNK; encoded by the coding sequence ATGAATTTGTTAACTTTAAAACTCTTAAAACTGACCTCTTTTAAAAAAGCATGTATTTTGTTTTTTTTATGCCTAATAGGCACATCTATATATGCACAAAAAAGAAGTGTCCGTATTGGCTATATAGATACCGAATATATTCTAGAAAATGTCACCGAATATTCTAATGCCAATGCACAATTGGATTCTAAAATCCAGCAGTGGAAAAGCGAAATTGAAAAACGCTTAACAGAGCTCGAGGATCAAAAAAAGCAACTTAATAATGAGCGTATTCTTCTCACAAACGAACTTATTTCTGAGCGTGAAGAAGATTTACAAATTATTGAAAATGAAATTATTGAGTACCAGCAAAACCGTTTTGGTCCAAATGGGGATTTGATGATTCAAAAACAACAACTCATACAACCGATTCAAGATCAAATTTTTGCAGCCGTTCAAGAAATTGCCGCATCCAAAAAATACGATTTCATATTTGACAAATCTGCCGATGTTGTGATGCTGTATTCTGCAGACCGTTATGACATTAGCGAGCAAGTTTTGCGCACCATCAACAGATCGTCTAAGAGAACCCAAGTGGACTCTAGAAAAGAACGCAAAGAAGCAGAGGAAGAGGAAATGATCGTAGAAGTGGACGGCACTAAAGATGACCGTCAAAGATTATTAGACGAAAGAAAAGCTGAACGCGAAGCATTGTTAGAAGAAAAGCGACAAAAGAAATTGGACGCTCGTGAAGCAAGAAGAAAAGAAGTGCAAGCTAAAAAGCAAAAAGCACTAGACAAACGTGCAAAGGCAAAATCGGGTAAAACATCTACGACTCCTGAAACCGCTACAGAGGCTAAAGAAGATACTGAAAAATCTTTAACGACTGAAAGTACCGAAAAAGTAGATCCAAGAGAAGCACGTAAAAAAGAACTTGCCGCTAAAAAACAAAAGGCATTAGATAAACGTGCCAATGCAAAAGCAGAAAAAACAACTCCCAAAACAACAGCTGCGAAAGCTTCAGAAGTCCTAAATGATAGAGAAGTTCGTAAAAAAGCATTGCAGGAAAAGAAAAAACAAGCTTTGGCTGAGCGTAAAGCACGACTTGAAGCTCAGAAGAAGAAAAGAGATAGCATTAGAAACAATAAATAA
- a CDS encoding NAD kinase, whose translation MKIAVYGPLYNERSKSTIQTLIAYLKKRDAKVVFEKNFHASIVSDSDIDLSSYLFDTFKTLDASFDLLISIGGDGTILRAITFVKDLTIPIVGINTGRLGFLATIPMNTIQKAMNEIFEGNYRISKRSLLTIAVDTKDTAFDLDFALNEIAVSRKNTTSMISVETWLDDEYLTSYWADGLIVSTPTGSTGYSLSCGGPVIIPESDSLVLTPIAPHNLNARPLVISSDKVIKLKVSGREEQHLVSLDSRINTLENNTTITIQKAPFCIHMIELKEDGFLETLRKKLLWGADPRN comes from the coding sequence ATGAAAATAGCTGTTTATGGCCCCCTTTATAACGAGCGCTCAAAAAGCACAATTCAAACACTCATTGCGTATTTAAAAAAACGGGATGCCAAAGTAGTTTTTGAAAAAAACTTTCACGCGTCCATTGTGTCAGATTCTGATATTGATTTAAGTTCTTACTTGTTTGATACTTTTAAAACTTTAGATGCATCCTTTGATTTGTTAATCAGCATTGGTGGCGATGGAACCATTTTAAGAGCCATTACATTTGTAAAAGATTTAACGATTCCGATTGTAGGAATCAACACGGGACGCTTAGGGTTTTTGGCAACCATTCCTATGAATACCATTCAAAAAGCGATGAATGAAATTTTTGAAGGAAATTATAGAATTTCAAAACGGAGCTTACTAACTATTGCTGTGGATACTAAAGACACTGCTTTTGATTTGGACTTCGCATTGAATGAAATTGCTGTAAGTCGAAAAAATACCACTTCTATGATTTCTGTTGAAACATGGTTAGACGACGAGTATCTAACCTCTTATTGGGCGGATGGCCTGATCGTTTCTACGCCTACCGGCTCAACAGGTTACTCTTTAAGTTGTGGCGGACCCGTTATCATACCAGAATCAGACAGCTTGGTACTAACACCCATCGCACCTCACAATCTTAATGCACGTCCGTTAGTGATTTCGAGTGATAAGGTTATAAAATTAAAAGTCAGTGGTCGTGAAGAGCAGCACCTTGTTTCGTTAGACTCAAGAATCAACACCTTAGAAAACAATACGACCATCACCATTCAAAAAGCACCTTTTTGTATTCATATGATTGAACTCAAAGAAGATGGATTTTTAGAAACCCTTCGAAAAAAGCTGTTGTGGGGCGCAGACCCAAGGAATTAA
- the murI gene encoding glutamate racemase has protein sequence MSSKPIGIFDSGVGGLSIWSEIHQLLPMESTVYLSDSKHAPYGPKGKEAIINLSIKNTEWLMNQGCKLIVVACNTATTNAIDTLRKNYPIPFIGIEPAIKPAALQSKSKAIGILATKGTLSSQLFHETSQLYSSDLIVIEQVGNGIVELIENGALYSDEMKHLLQSYLQPMLDAEIDCLVLGCTHYHFLTPILKQLLPKHVKIIDSGKAVAKQTKAVLESNILLNTKTSVEPNRFYTNGEENVIASLLKSETASIKKLAF, from the coding sequence ATGAGTTCAAAACCCATTGGTATATTTGATTCTGGCGTAGGAGGCCTTTCTATTTGGAGTGAAATCCATCAACTGCTTCCTATGGAATCTACTGTGTACCTTTCGGACTCCAAACATGCTCCCTACGGCCCTAAGGGAAAAGAAGCCATCATTAATCTTTCTATTAAAAATACAGAGTGGCTCATGAATCAAGGCTGTAAGCTGATTGTTGTGGCTTGCAATACAGCCACAACCAATGCTATTGATACGTTAAGGAAAAACTACCCCATTCCCTTTATTGGTATTGAACCGGCTATCAAACCCGCAGCACTTCAATCAAAATCTAAAGCAATTGGGATTTTAGCAACGAAAGGCACGCTTAGCAGTCAATTGTTTCACGAAACCTCTCAACTGTACTCTAGTGATTTAATAGTGATAGAACAAGTGGGAAACGGCATTGTAGAGCTCATTGAAAATGGCGCCTTGTATTCTGATGAGATGAAGCACTTACTTCAAAGCTACCTCCAACCCATGCTTGATGCTGAAATAGATTGTTTGGTTTTAGGCTGCACACATTATCATTTTTTGACTCCTATTTTAAAACAGCTATTGCCTAAGCATGTCAAAATTATTGACTCTGGAAAAGCAGTTGCGAAACAAACAAAGGCAGTCTTAGAAAGTAATATCTTGTTGAATACTAAAACTTCTGTGGAACCGAATCGTTTTTATACCAATGGTGAAGAAAACGTGATTGCTTCACTCCTGAAATCTGAAACGGCTTCTATTAAAAAATTAGCGTTTTAG
- a CDS encoding type IX secretion system protein PorG: protein MKTTLTLICFLFMSSLSFSQIYEIGGFVGGSNFIGDVGSTQFVNPNKLAFGGLFKWNRSPRHSLRASLTYSTLSANDALSSDPRRKLRAYNFNADILEASVGIEFNFLDFDLHAATPMSTPYIYTGISMANHPNFYFTNVDLVSEKTRSNAYGIPITLGFKTTLTRHIILALEVGARYTFSDELDGSEPDTEELKKIVRFGNFNNNDWYVFSGFTLTYTFGRKPCYCYF from the coding sequence ATGAAAACAACTTTAACCCTTATATGTTTCCTTTTTATGTCGAGTTTGAGTTTTTCTCAAATCTACGAAATAGGTGGATTTGTGGGTGGAAGTAATTTTATTGGGGATGTAGGGTCAACTCAATTTGTGAATCCCAATAAACTTGCTTTTGGAGGGCTTTTTAAATGGAACCGAAGCCCCAGACATTCCTTGAGAGCGAGTTTGACGTACAGCACACTCTCTGCCAATGATGCATTATCAAGTGATCCTCGAAGAAAACTACGTGCCTATAATTTTAATGCAGATATTTTAGAGGCTTCTGTTGGCATAGAGTTTAATTTTTTAGATTTTGATTTACATGCGGCAACGCCGATGTCCACTCCTTATATTTATACGGGGATCAGCATGGCCAACCATCCGAATTTTTATTTCACCAACGTTGATTTAGTCTCTGAAAAAACAAGAAGCAATGCCTACGGAATTCCGATTACGCTAGGGTTCAAGACAACTTTGACACGGCATATTATTCTTGCTTTAGAAGTTGGGGCACGTTATACGTTTTCTGATGAACTCGATGGAAGTGAGCCTGACACAGAGGAATTAAAAAAAATTGTGCGTTTTGGCAATTTTAATAATAACGATTGGTATGTATTTAGCGGTTTTACATTAACTTACACCTTTGGTAGAAAACCTTGTTATTGTTATTTTTAA